In Dolichospermum flos-aquae CCAP 1403/13F, the following proteins share a genomic window:
- a CDS encoding phytoene desaturase family protein, translating into MSNTEVVVIGSGIGGLSCAALLARYGIDVTVVESHSIAGGAAHAFERNGYKFESGPSLYSGLSYTPSPNPLRQVLDAIGEDLPCVNYNTWGCYLPEGYFDAQVGADQFCEILQQLRGDKAVAQWRKLQEIMTPLGKSATALPPSALRYDLGAVLTMGKFAPALLQQAANVIKLTGSFSNIIDGVIIDPFIRNWLDLLCFLLSGLPADGTIAAEVAFMFADWYRPHVQLDYPIGGSGALVDALVRGLTKHGGKLVLNAHVEQVLVENNRAVGVRLRSGQEIRASKAVVSNASVWDTLKLIPEGALPKRYAEKQQAIPECDSFMHLHLGIDAAGLPENLGIHYIVVNDWDKGVTAPQNVVVVSIPSVLDSSLAPVGKHVIHVYTPGNEPYAIWQGKERNSEEYALLKQERAKVMWQALERIIPDIRSRCEVSLVGTPLTHGRFLRRHHGSYGPAIAAGKGLFPGGNTPLSGLLCCGDSTFPGIGLPAVAASGMIVANTIAPVQQHLQLLSDIF; encoded by the coding sequence ATGAGCAACACAGAAGTAGTCGTAATTGGTAGCGGTATTGGCGGATTGAGTTGCGCTGCACTCTTGGCACGCTATGGAATTGATGTCACAGTAGTAGAAAGCCACTCCATTGCCGGTGGTGCGGCTCATGCTTTTGAACGCAATGGCTACAAGTTTGAGTCTGGACCTTCTTTATATTCTGGTTTATCTTATACCCCTTCACCTAATCCCTTACGTCAAGTTTTAGATGCTATTGGCGAAGATTTACCCTGCGTCAATTACAATACCTGGGGTTGTTATTTACCAGAAGGCTACTTTGATGCTCAAGTTGGTGCTGACCAATTCTGTGAAATATTGCAACAACTGCGGGGAGATAAAGCTGTAGCACAATGGCGCAAACTCCAGGAAATTATGACACCTTTGGGTAAGAGTGCCACTGCTCTCCCACCCTCTGCCTTACGCTACGATTTAGGTGCGGTGTTAACTATGGGTAAATTTGCCCCAGCTTTACTGCAACAGGCCGCTAACGTCATCAAATTAACAGGGTCTTTTTCTAACATTATTGATGGTGTAATCATAGATCCATTTATTCGTAACTGGTTAGATTTGCTTTGCTTCCTGTTATCTGGATTACCCGCAGATGGGACAATTGCCGCAGAAGTGGCTTTCATGTTTGCAGATTGGTATCGTCCTCATGTGCAGTTAGATTATCCGATTGGGGGAAGTGGTGCATTAGTTGATGCACTGGTACGGGGGTTGACTAAACATGGTGGTAAGTTAGTTTTGAATGCTCATGTGGAGCAAGTTTTAGTAGAAAATAACCGTGCTGTCGGGGTACGTCTGCGGAGTGGTCAAGAAATCCGAGCCAGTAAAGCTGTTGTTTCTAATGCTTCTGTTTGGGATACCCTCAAACTCATTCCTGAAGGTGCTTTACCTAAACGGTATGCAGAAAAGCAACAAGCAATACCTGAGTGTGATAGTTTTATGCACCTGCATTTAGGTATTGATGCAGCAGGATTGCCTGAAAATCTGGGTATTCACTACATTGTAGTTAACGATTGGGACAAAGGGGTAACTGCACCGCAAAATGTGGTAGTTGTATCTATTCCTTCAGTTCTTGATTCGTCTTTAGCACCAGTGGGTAAGCACGTAATTCACGTTTATACTCCTGGTAATGAACCTTATGCTATTTGGCAAGGGAAAGAACGCAATAGCGAAGAATATGCGTTGTTAAAACAAGAACGTGCAAAGGTGATGTGGCAAGCTTTAGAAAGAATTATTCCTGATATTCGTTCCCGTTGCGAAGTTAGTTTGGTAGGTACTCCCCTCACTCATGGGCGATTTTTGCGTCGTCATCATGGTAGTTATGGACCAGCTATAGCGGCAGGGAAGGGTTTATTTCCTGGTGGGAATACTCCTTTATCGGGGTTGTTGTGTTGTGGAGATTCGACTTTTCCGGGGATTGGGTTGCCGGCTGTGGCTGCTAGTGGGATGATTGTTGCTAATACTATTGCGCCTGTGCAGCAACATTTACAATTACTCAGTGATATTTTTTAG
- a CDS encoding metal-binding protein, translating to MPSGQTHDRITIWSMPVVASITLISTHSSNMTLLVAGGFMFGGLMFGPDLDIYSRQFQRWGFLRWIWLPYQKSLRHRSFLSHGPIIGTTLRVVYLTTFLALVAIVVVMIFTKLGNVAWNWGERWGTVGKTIYMYYGEFFALFVGCELGAMSHSCSDWTVSGYKRYQKQGIQGLLPRGKIKKRKVSPSRRSVKKR from the coding sequence ATGCCCTCTGGTCAAACGCATGATCGCATTACTATCTGGTCTATGCCTGTAGTGGCGAGTATAACGCTGATTTCCACTCACAGCAGTAATATGACTTTGTTAGTGGCGGGTGGGTTTATGTTTGGGGGGCTGATGTTTGGTCCCGATTTGGATATTTACTCCCGTCAATTTCAGCGTTGGGGTTTTCTGCGATGGATTTGGCTACCTTATCAAAAAAGTCTGCGACATCGCTCTTTTTTATCTCACGGTCCGATTATTGGCACAACTTTACGGGTGGTGTATCTGACGACTTTTTTAGCCTTGGTAGCCATTGTGGTGGTGATGATTTTCACCAAGTTGGGAAATGTGGCTTGGAATTGGGGAGAACGGTGGGGAACTGTGGGGAAGACCATCTATATGTATTATGGAGAATTTTTTGCCCTCTTTGTCGGCTGTGAACTCGGTGCAATGAGTCATTCTTGTAGTGATTGGACTGTTTCCGGTTATAAGCGATATCAAAAACAGGGTATTCAAGGTTTACTCCCCCGTGGCAAAATTAAGAAACGTAAAGTTAGCCCCAGTCGTCGCAGTGTCAAAAAGCGGTAA
- the pgsA gene encoding CDP-diacylglycerol--glycerol-3-phosphate 3-phosphatidyltransferase — MTLPNWITFSRLLGIPFLLYGLYNPTNQAKWICLTIFLIAALTDWLDGYLARKLNQISELGKFLDPLVDKLLVLAPLLVLVELGKIPAWAVFIILARELAIAGWRVNQTTITGANIWGKLKTVSQIIAISLLISPLSPTWQTPVLIAFWISVILTIVSGIIYLIPQKISE; from the coding sequence ATGACTCTACCTAATTGGATTACTTTTTCTCGACTGCTAGGAATACCTTTTTTACTTTACGGTTTATACAATCCCACAAATCAAGCAAAGTGGATATGTTTGACAATATTTTTAATTGCAGCGTTAACTGATTGGTTAGATGGATATTTAGCCAGAAAACTTAACCAAATTAGCGAGTTAGGTAAGTTTCTTGATCCTTTAGTAGATAAATTATTGGTACTTGCACCATTGTTAGTATTGGTAGAATTGGGAAAAATTCCAGCTTGGGCAGTGTTTATAATTTTAGCACGGGAATTAGCGATCGCAGGTTGGCGAGTTAATCAAACTACTATTACTGGTGCAAATATTTGGGGTAAACTGAAAACGGTTAGTCAAATCATCGCCATATCTCTACTAATTTCCCCCTTATCTCCAACTTGGCAAACTCCGGTTTTAATTGCCTTTTGGATATCTGTAATCTTAACAATTGTTTCCGGAATAATTTATCTCATTCCTCAAAAAATTAGCGAGTAA
- a CDS encoding AAA family ATPase translates to MSDLFKGFEQLVELVKALEEKAENGEIKTNVQFNSRPLSSIPRTGNIPRTSNMGGNMGSMGNDVGTSRMNTQSPPASGAGPSDPVVPPDPTSGIALKDIGGLSEILKELKELIAIPLKRPDLLAKLGLEPTHGVLLVGPPGTGKTLTARALAEELGVNYIAIVGPEVISKYYGEAEQRLRGIFEKAAKNAPCIIFIDEIDSLAPDRSAVEGEVEKRLVAQLLGLMDGFSHSPGVIVLAATNRPDHLDPALRRPGRFDREVQFRIPDINGRKEILQILTRSMPLDNTVDLDFIAERAVGFVGADLKAVCQKAAYTALRRQVPSIEVQAPENMTVIQTDFLQGLKEIKPAVLRSVEVEVPQVAWDDIGGLENIKQTLRESVEGALLYPELYLQTKAIAPKGILLWGPPGTGKTLLAKAVASQARANFIGVNGPELLTRWVGASEQAVRELFAKARQAEPCVIFIDEIDTLAPARGTYSGDSGVSNRVVGQLLTELDGVEVGASILVIGATNRPDALDPALLRAGRLDLQLKVDLPDLASRLDILQVYTQGRPLLDVNLTYWSEVTEGWNGADLVLLCNQAAVEAIRRFRGQGQTDPADIRITNNDFEYSHQVLVSQRHA, encoded by the coding sequence ATGAGTGATTTATTCAAGGGATTTGAGCAGTTAGTGGAACTGGTAAAAGCTCTAGAAGAAAAAGCAGAAAACGGAGAAATCAAGACCAATGTCCAGTTTAACTCCCGACCCCTAAGCAGTATTCCCAGAACAGGAAATATCCCTCGTACCAGTAATATGGGGGGTAATATGGGCAGTATGGGTAATGATGTGGGTACAAGTCGGATGAACACTCAATCCCCCCCAGCTTCTGGTGCAGGTCCCTCAGATCCAGTTGTTCCTCCCGATCCTACTTCAGGTATTGCTCTTAAAGATATCGGTGGACTGAGCGAAATTCTTAAAGAACTCAAGGAACTGATTGCTATTCCTTTAAAACGCCCTGACCTCCTCGCCAAATTGGGACTAGAACCCACCCATGGCGTACTGTTGGTTGGTCCTCCAGGCACCGGTAAAACTCTCACCGCCCGGGCTTTAGCTGAAGAACTGGGCGTTAACTACATTGCCATTGTCGGTCCAGAAGTCATCAGTAAATATTACGGTGAAGCGGAACAAAGACTGCGCGGTATCTTTGAAAAAGCCGCCAAAAATGCTCCCTGTATTATTTTTATTGATGAAATTGATAGCCTCGCCCCAGACCGCAGTGCCGTAGAAGGGGAAGTTGAAAAGCGTCTGGTTGCCCAATTATTAGGCTTGATGGATGGTTTTTCCCATAGCCCAGGGGTGATTGTTCTCGCGGCTACCAACCGCCCTGACCACCTTGACCCAGCCCTGCGACGACCGGGAAGATTTGACCGAGAAGTGCAGTTTCGCATTCCTGATATCAACGGCCGCAAAGAAATCCTGCAAATTCTCACCCGTTCCATGCCCTTGGATAACACGGTTGACCTCGATTTTATCGCCGAGCGGGCGGTGGGATTTGTGGGGGCTGATTTGAAGGCCGTTTGTCAAAAGGCGGCTTACACAGCTTTGCGTCGTCAAGTTCCTTCTATAGAGGTGCAAGCGCCAGAAAACATGACGGTTATTCAAACTGATTTTTTGCAGGGACTAAAGGAAATCAAACCAGCTGTACTTCGCAGTGTGGAAGTTGAAGTTCCCCAAGTTGCTTGGGATGATATTGGTGGTTTAGAGAATATTAAGCAAACCCTGCGAGAATCTGTAGAAGGGGCGCTACTTTATCCAGAACTTTATCTACAAACTAAGGCTATAGCTCCCAAGGGGATTTTGCTATGGGGTCCTCCGGGAACTGGCAAAACTTTATTAGCCAAGGCTGTGGCTTCCCAGGCCAGGGCTAATTTTATTGGTGTCAACGGACCAGAGTTACTGACTCGTTGGGTGGGCGCTAGTGAACAAGCAGTGCGGGAATTATTTGCCAAGGCGCGACAAGCAGAACCCTGTGTGATATTTATTGATGAAATTGATACCTTAGCCCCAGCACGAGGAACTTACAGTGGTGATTCTGGCGTGAGTAACCGGGTAGTAGGGCAATTATTAACTGAGTTAGATGGTGTAGAAGTCGGTGCAAGTATTCTGGTCATTGGGGCGACAAACCGTCCTGATGCTCTTGACCCAGCGTTATTACGGGCGGGCAGGTTAGATTTACAACTTAAAGTAGATTTACCTGATTTGGCCAGTCGTTTAGATATTTTGCAGGTCTATACTCAGGGACGACCATTATTAGACGTGAATTTAACATATTGGTCTGAAGTCACAGAAGGCTGGAATGGCGCTGATTTAGTATTGCTGTGCAATCAAGCTGCTGTGGAAGCTATTCGCCGTTTCCGAGGGCAAGGACAGACAGATCCTGCTGATATCAGAATTACTAATAATGATTTTGAATATTCTCATCAGGTTTTAGTCAGTCAACGTCATGCTTAG
- the psb34 gene encoding photosystem II assembly protein Psb34 translates to MYTTTNEKGILNNYAKEPKLYYAEFPTKAQQSTYAFQGVVAILFLTSIVLITLGVS, encoded by the coding sequence ATGTATACCACAACTAATGAAAAAGGCATTCTTAACAACTACGCCAAAGAACCCAAACTTTACTACGCAGAATTTCCTACAAAAGCGCAACAAAGCACCTATGCCTTTCAAGGTGTAGTAGCAATATTATTTTTAACTTCTATAGTTCTAATTACCTTGGGGGTTAGCTAA
- a CDS encoding N-6 DNA methylase, with the protein MPKNSRSPKQHLNPLEKWLALEWNRPERSYNPDVRDFLAGLLDYPKDHVVTEDAAGGGYADIKLLTHEKIAWVVGDLKKDDKELTTETGRQKLWNQKRKYVEGLTRYVVFLTAHYLWIVMPTGDAVQELENPIYLSNITFEELRETLKFISYSQASHNNQWQTFIEGNLPYIYLKLDANDTLNQLRRDLQISFTELNAAAEGVIADLSRNYEYFKQQEKEAEGNLASATTDSRDRAMMRLKRKFNFERHLCEDILPQFEAQYGREINAKDKQTQERIKEAFAADSVAVLIARVLFLRLVEDLGLTNRRRLSNGGPQDWSAFVDHLIGDAKALVKLVAEDLGRLYHEPFEQNVFDWIYETNGALNEALQRLILRFNAYDFSGLSEEILGDIYQAFLPAAKRKRLGEFYTPPTIVDWLLEQTVFRHEEGKLLDPSCGSGSFLVRYVHRCLEDAKARGLDVDFVLQELQKNVWGFDLNPFAAFISHFQLMWAMIRFKPSRNQTDIPNIYVYNLNSLLRDDDLVSILGEDFLSPGSLERDRSQWKYILGNPPYIRAERVKYGEEMKGLWQQVWGQNADTGLVFLYRSLTKWLEPGGFLGMVVSGGYANSEAAAKVWKLLYPRQNAALRKIVWLEFAGKQWDANVIPMLLVIEKTSAQEDDEIEVYVPSNWGKNEQVLIFTFFVLIQGGLHQLASLLLQQDLPVKVRYADFFDAKISPRITAIDPSNPTEGLWGDYLLPLLHPHDVPILKKLYPNGNGGKVVELKEAVAKQTSGNNRPFWFTYGIQVGKNAQVTESSTGNRSIQILKGRNLSIGWYGEPEGWINLEDVQKPSIWRDRIHSTFIAVPTLTKALFSSVVYTQDIAAHNTVILALPKIDGPAAESIAAFINSKLVRFYSLIKMRTAVLEGSSRTTIYPRTLEALPWVRNLPSDIEQQLVDGYNNLARLASIARNNPNEWLLSEVEKQIVTSRYRLSDRRLGLNFSSWSTEDVLAEELTLDGNCIRADLFSLELVDADLAELVYLLLTNSTDETISKATIQKLNVPQDYTTLMQNYRQRFADFQEVESDFFNALNQIDETVYTMFNITDREKDHIENRLGSFPLNKLQPRYPWQTVRPRSIKAYTEDRFA; encoded by the coding sequence GTGCCTAAAAATAGTAGATCACCAAAACAACACCTGAACCCATTAGAAAAATGGCTGGCTTTAGAGTGGAATAGGCCGGAAAGATCCTACAATCCAGATGTCAGAGATTTTTTGGCAGGATTGCTTGATTATCCTAAAGATCATGTTGTCACAGAGGATGCAGCTGGAGGAGGGTATGCAGATATTAAGCTTTTAACCCATGAAAAAATTGCTTGGGTTGTGGGTGATTTAAAAAAAGATGATAAAGAACTGACTACAGAAACCGGACGACAAAAGCTATGGAATCAAAAGCGCAAATATGTTGAAGGTTTAACTCGCTATGTTGTATTTCTGACGGCTCACTATCTTTGGATTGTTATGCCAACAGGTGACGCTGTTCAAGAATTAGAAAATCCAATTTATTTATCTAATATTACTTTTGAAGAATTAAGAGAAACACTCAAATTTATTTCTTATTCACAAGCATCTCACAATAATCAATGGCAAACTTTTATTGAGGGAAACCTACCTTATATTTATTTAAAACTTGATGCAAATGATACTTTAAATCAATTGCGGCGAGATTTACAAATTAGTTTTACAGAATTAAACGCTGCCGCAGAAGGTGTTATTGCAGACTTAAGTAGAAATTATGAATATTTTAAGCAGCAAGAAAAAGAAGCTGAGGGCAATTTAGCATCTGCGACGACAGATAGTAGAGATCGAGCAATGATGCGCCTCAAGCGTAAATTTAATTTTGAAAGGCATTTATGTGAGGATATTTTACCCCAGTTTGAAGCTCAATATGGGCGAGAAATCAATGCAAAAGATAAACAAACGCAAGAAAGAATTAAGGAGGCATTTGCAGCTGATTCTGTAGCTGTATTGATTGCACGAGTTTTATTTCTACGATTGGTAGAAGATTTGGGATTAACCAATAGACGACGACTTTCTAATGGTGGTCCACAAGATTGGTCAGCGTTTGTTGATCACCTAATTGGAGATGCAAAGGCATTAGTAAAACTGGTTGCTGAGGATTTGGGGCGGCTGTATCATGAGCCATTTGAACAAAATGTGTTTGATTGGATTTATGAAACCAATGGAGCATTAAATGAAGCCTTACAACGTCTGATTCTCCGATTTAATGCTTATGATTTTTCGGGTTTATCTGAAGAAATTTTAGGAGACATTTATCAAGCATTTTTACCTGCTGCTAAACGGAAACGCTTAGGAGAATTTTATACACCTCCGACCATTGTTGATTGGTTATTAGAACAAACAGTTTTCAGGCACGAAGAAGGAAAATTACTAGATCCATCTTGTGGCAGTGGTTCATTTCTCGTACGCTATGTTCATCGCTGTTTAGAAGATGCAAAAGCAAGAGGTTTAGATGTAGATTTTGTATTGCAAGAACTACAAAAAAATGTTTGGGGGTTTGATCTGAATCCATTTGCTGCTTTTATCAGCCACTTTCAATTAATGTGGGCAATGATAAGATTTAAACCTTCTAGAAATCAAACAGATATTCCCAATATTTATGTTTATAACTTAAACAGTTTGCTTCGGGATGATGATTTGGTTTCGATTTTAGGAGAAGATTTCTTATCTCCTGGATCATTGGAACGCGATCGCAGTCAGTGGAAATACATTCTCGGAAATCCGCCTTATATTCGTGCAGAACGGGTAAAATATGGCGAGGAAATGAAAGGACTATGGCAACAAGTCTGGGGACAAAATGCCGACACAGGTTTAGTTTTTCTCTATCGTTCTTTGACAAAATGGCTAGAACCGGGTGGTTTTTTAGGCATGGTGGTAAGTGGTGGCTATGCTAATTCAGAAGCAGCCGCAAAGGTTTGGAAACTTCTTTATCCCAGACAAAATGCAGCATTAAGAAAAATAGTTTGGCTAGAATTTGCTGGAAAACAGTGGGATGCAAATGTAATTCCGATGTTGTTAGTAATTGAAAAAACATCAGCCCAAGAAGATGATGAAATTGAAGTTTATGTTCCTTCTAATTGGGGTAAAAATGAGCAAGTATTGATTTTTACTTTTTTTGTGTTAATACAGGGTGGTTTACACCAACTAGCATCATTACTACTACAACAGGACTTACCTGTAAAAGTGCGATATGCAGATTTCTTTGATGCTAAAATTAGTCCAAGAATTACTGCTATTGATCCAAGTAATCCCACAGAAGGTTTGTGGGGAGATTATTTGTTGCCATTGCTGCATCCTCATGATGTTCCAATATTAAAAAAACTTTATCCAAACGGTAATGGTGGAAAGGTTGTTGAGTTAAAAGAAGCCGTTGCAAAACAAACAAGTGGAAATAACCGCCCATTTTGGTTCACTTACGGAATTCAGGTAGGTAAAAATGCACAAGTTACTGAAAGCTCTACAGGCAATCGTTCAATCCAAATACTTAAAGGTAGAAACTTGTCAATTGGTTGGTATGGAGAACCTGAAGGATGGATAAATCTTGAAGATGTTCAAAAACCTAGTATTTGGAGAGATAGGATACATTCAACATTTATAGCTGTTCCAACTCTTACAAAAGCATTATTTTCATCAGTTGTGTATACACAAGATATTGCCGCTCACAACACAGTAATTCTTGCGCTTCCTAAAATAGATGGACCTGCTGCCGAATCTATAGCTGCTTTTATTAATAGTAAGTTAGTACGTTTCTATTCTTTAATAAAAATGCGTACAGCAGTTCTAGAAGGTTCGTCACGGACTACTATATATCCTCGAACTCTTGAAGCTTTACCCTGGGTGAGAAATTTACCCTCTGATATAGAACAGCAATTAGTAGATGGGTATAATAATCTAGCTCGTTTAGCTAGTATTGCCAGAAACAATCCCAATGAGTGGCTATTATCAGAAGTAGAAAAGCAAATTGTCACAAGTCGCTACAGGTTGAGCGATCGCCGTTTGGGTTTAAACTTTTCTAGCTGGAGTACAGAAGACGTATTAGCAGAAGAATTAACCTTGGATGGTAACTGTATTCGCGCAGATTTGTTTTCACTAGAACTGGTTGATGCTGATTTAGCAGAATTAGTTTATTTACTCTTAACTAATAGCACTGATGAAACTATTTCTAAGGCAACCATTCAAAAATTGAATGTGCCTCAAGATTATACCACTTTGATGCAAAACTATCGCCAGCGATTTGCTGATTTTCAAGAAGTTGAATCCGATTTTTTCAATGCTCTTAACCAAATTGATGAAACTGTTTACACCATGTTCAACATCACTGACAGAGAAAAAGATCATATTGAAAATCGTCTTGGTAGTTTCCCGTTAAACAAGTTACAACCTCGATATCCCTGGCAAACAGTTAGACCCCGATCCATAAAGGCATATACTGAAGATAGATTTGCATAA
- the mazG gene encoding nucleoside triphosphate pyrophosphohydrolase: MEVNQTLEALQELINVVAKLRSPQGCPWDLAQTPSSLTPYVIEEAYEVVDAIQTGDKKAISEELGDLLLQVVLQAQIASEAGDFSLQEVAEGIAQKLIRRHPHVFADVTVANMEEVHKNWETIKAAEKGETVEEQKLSDKLNRYRRSLPPLNAAMKISEKAAKVGFEWNNVDEVWGKFHEELGEFQQALAEETKERQESELGDLLFAIIQIARWHKLDPSAGLQGTSQRFIQRLQKMEVVIERPLTDYSLEELDALWQQAKAQLGH; the protein is encoded by the coding sequence ATGGAAGTTAATCAGACTTTAGAGGCATTACAAGAGTTAATAAATGTGGTGGCGAAATTGCGATCGCCTCAAGGTTGTCCTTGGGATTTGGCACAAACCCCGTCAAGCCTGACTCCTTACGTGATTGAGGAGGCTTATGAGGTGGTAGATGCAATTCAAACTGGGGATAAAAAGGCTATTTCTGAAGAATTAGGTGATTTATTATTACAAGTAGTATTACAGGCGCAAATTGCCAGTGAAGCGGGTGATTTTTCTCTGCAAGAAGTAGCTGAGGGTATTGCTCAAAAGTTAATACGTCGTCATCCTCATGTATTTGCTGATGTGACTGTGGCAAATATGGAAGAGGTACACAAAAATTGGGAAACCATCAAAGCAGCGGAAAAAGGAGAAACTGTAGAAGAGCAAAAACTCAGTGATAAATTGAATCGTTATCGTCGCAGTCTTCCGCCCTTAAATGCGGCGATGAAGATATCTGAAAAAGCTGCTAAAGTTGGTTTTGAGTGGAATAATGTAGATGAAGTTTGGGGAAAATTTCACGAAGAGTTAGGGGAATTTCAACAGGCTTTAGCTGAAGAAACCAAAGAAAGACAAGAATCGGAATTAGGTGATTTACTATTTGCCATTATTCAAATTGCCAGATGGCATAAACTTGATCCTAGTGCGGGTTTACAAGGGACAAGTCAGCGATTTATTCAACGGTTACAAAAAATGGAGGTTGTAATTGAACGTCCGTTGACAGATTATAGTTTAGAAGAATTAGATGCCCTGTGGCAACAGGCTAAAGCTCAACTTGGTCATTAG
- a CDS encoding FGGY-family carbohydrate kinase yields the protein MVVWGFEIGELLAAALRYRHLRFQQFCIKIIIKGIQKSEITDCDTGGCGMSVTDNGGVYFVPAFSGLFAPYWRNDARGVIVGMTSYTNKGHIARAVLEATAWQTREVLDAMREDAQVNLTALKVDGGMVYNNLLMQFQSDVLGVQVIRPQVSETTALGAAYAAGLATGFWSSLEELADNWLLDQTWEAKMDAVEREGCYRLWKKAVTKTFDWV from the coding sequence ATGGTCGTTTGGGGATTTGAGATTGGCGAACTGCTTGCAGCAGCGCTTCGCTATCGCCACCTAAGATTCCAACAATTTTGTATCAAAATTATCATCAAAGGTATTCAAAAATCCGAAATTACCGATTGTGACACTGGGGGGTGCGGAATGTCGGTTACAGATAACGGTGGTGTTTATTTTGTCCCTGCTTTTTCTGGGTTATTTGCTCCCTATTGGCGCAATGATGCTAGGGGTGTAATTGTGGGTATGACTAGCTACACAAATAAAGGTCATATTGCCCGTGCGGTGTTGGAAGCTACAGCATGGCAGACTCGTGAAGTTTTGGATGCGATGAGAGAAGACGCGCAGGTAAATTTAACTGCTTTGAAGGTAGATGGAGGGATGGTTTATAACAACCTGCTAATGCAATTTCAAAGCGATGTGTTAGGTGTGCAAGTGATTCGTCCCCAGGTATCAGAAACTACTGCTTTAGGGGCAGCTTATGCTGCTGGGTTGGCGACTGGTTTCTGGAGTAGTCTGGAGGAGTTAGCTGATAATTGGCTTTTGGATCAGACTTGGGAAGCGAAGATGGATGCTGTGGAGAGGGAAGGTTGTTATCGGCTTTGGAAGAAGGCGGTTACTAAAACTTTTGATTGGGTGTAA